The Oscillatoria sp. FACHB-1407 genome includes a region encoding these proteins:
- a CDS encoding vWA domain-containing protein, with product MKVGLQAALNDANLDAAQASSQRQMAVSISAIADSVGRTASLNLCLILDHSGSMNGRPLETVKQAAHRIVDSLSPGDRISIVVFDHKAKVLVPNQVIENPAGIKVEINKLKASGGTAIDEGMRLGVEEMAKGKRDTISQAFLLTDGENEHGDNDRCLKLAELAAGYNLTINTFGFGDHWNQDILEKIADAGGGTLSYIQQPEEAVSEFSRLFSRIQSVGLTNAHLLISLAPYVRLAELKPIAQVVPDTIELPLMKEGHQFMVRLGDLMIDTPRVVLANLYASQLPEGKQAIAHLQVRYDDPAQNREGLLSDTIIVDANVLSQFQSDPNAQVQQHVLALAKYRQTQIAEVKLQQGDRAGAATMLQSAAKTALQMGDQNAATVLQKSATVLQSGEELSESDRKKTRIVSKTILQ from the coding sequence ATGAAGGTGGGACTGCAAGCGGCACTGAACGATGCCAATTTGGACGCTGCCCAGGCGAGTAGCCAACGGCAGATGGCAGTCTCCATTTCAGCGATCGCAGATTCGGTGGGTCGTACGGCTTCCCTCAATCTCTGCTTGATTCTCGATCACAGCGGTTCGATGAATGGGCGACCGTTGGAGACGGTCAAGCAAGCCGCCCACCGAATTGTAGATAGCTTGTCTCCGGGCGATCGCATCTCGATTGTGGTGTTTGACCACAAAGCAAAAGTACTCGTTCCCAATCAGGTGATTGAAAACCCTGCTGGTATTAAGGTCGAGATCAACAAGCTCAAAGCCAGTGGGGGTACGGCGATCGACGAAGGAATGCGATTGGGTGTCGAAGAGATGGCAAAGGGCAAACGCGACACGATTTCGCAAGCGTTCCTTTTGACCGATGGCGAAAATGAGCATGGCGATAACGATCGCTGCCTGAAACTGGCGGAACTTGCCGCAGGCTATAACCTCACCATCAATACCTTTGGATTTGGCGACCACTGGAACCAGGACATTCTGGAGAAGATTGCAGATGCGGGTGGTGGGACGCTGTCCTACATTCAACAACCGGAAGAAGCCGTGAGTGAGTTTAGCCGTTTGTTTAGCCGGATTCAATCGGTGGGATTAACCAATGCACACCTGTTGATCTCATTGGCTCCTTACGTGAGACTGGCAGAACTTAAGCCGATCGCCCAGGTTGTACCCGACACGATTGAGCTACCCCTGATGAAGGAAGGGCATCAATTTATGGTGAGATTGGGCGATCTCATGATTGATACGCCTCGTGTTGTGTTAGCTAATCTATACGCCAGTCAGCTACCGGAAGGCAAACAGGCGATCGCTCATCTTCAGGTGCGCTATGACGATCCAGCCCAGAATCGCGAGGGATTGCTGTCTGACACGATTATTGTGGATGCCAATGTGTTGAGCCAGTTTCAATCAGACCCTAATGCTCAGGTACAGCAGCATGTGTTAGCCCTCGCTAAATATCGCCAGACTCAAATTGCGGAGGTCAAACTACAACAGGGCGATCGCGCTGGAGCCGCAACCATGCTGCAATCGGCGGCAAAAACAGCTCTGCAAATGGGCGATCAAAATGCGGCAACGGTGTTGCAAAAGAGCGCAACGGTATTGCAATCGGGGGAAGAGTTGTCAGAGAGCGATCGCAAGAAGACTCGAATTGTGTCCAAAACAATTTTGCAGTAG
- a CDS encoding phenylacetate--CoA ligase family protein: MVEVSDHTPVTASLQAWQSFLTTPLETTLQRHRQVNPETALLAMFQQVAATVPAYQRFLKTQGIDPATIQTWKDFQQIPLTTKDNYLRQHSLAQLCRQGQLEQCDMIAVSSGSTGQPSFWARSLPDELQIATRFEQIFHDSFQADRHRTLAVICFALGTWVGGMYTTNCCRYLASKGYPITVITPGNNPTEIFRVIQALAPQFEQVVLLGYPPFLKDVIDRGMAQGIDWSAYNVKLVMAGEVFSEEWRSLVSQRLGASEVCYSSASLYGTADAGVLGNETPLSIVIRRWLADHPDAARSLFGESRLPTLVQYDPLNRYFEVQDGTLLFSGDNGIPLIRYHISDQGGLIAYDDMLKFLAEWGFDPISSLTSERGNHALPFVYVFGRSHFTVSYFGANIYPENVTVGLEQSPICDWVTGKFVLQVQQDEDLNEFLAIAVELAPGVEPDDTKQQQIATSIHSQLQRLNSEFANYVPTAYQMPVVTLHNTGDPDYFPIGIKHRYTRPNR, translated from the coding sequence ATGGTTGAAGTGTCTGATCACACCCCGGTCACAGCCTCGCTTCAGGCATGGCAGTCCTTTCTGACTACCCCTCTGGAAACTACCCTACAACGCCATCGTCAGGTCAATCCTGAGACGGCTTTGTTGGCCATGTTTCAGCAGGTTGCGGCTACCGTTCCTGCCTACCAACGCTTCTTAAAAACTCAGGGCATCGATCCAGCCACGATCCAAACCTGGAAAGACTTTCAGCAGATTCCTTTAACGACTAAAGACAATTATCTGCGGCAACATTCTTTGGCGCAGTTGTGTCGTCAGGGTCAACTGGAGCAGTGTGACATGATTGCGGTGTCTTCGGGTTCCACCGGACAACCCAGCTTTTGGGCGCGATCGCTCCCTGACGAATTGCAAATCGCTACCCGATTTGAGCAAATTTTTCACGATAGTTTTCAAGCCGATCGCCACCGTACCTTGGCTGTGATCTGCTTTGCCCTGGGCACCTGGGTTGGAGGCATGTATACCACCAACTGCTGTCGTTACCTGGCGAGTAAGGGCTACCCCATCACCGTGATCACTCCCGGCAACAACCCGACCGAAATCTTTCGTGTGATTCAAGCCCTTGCGCCACAGTTTGAGCAAGTCGTTTTGCTGGGATATCCTCCCTTTTTGAAGGATGTAATCGATCGCGGCATGGCTCAAGGTATTGACTGGTCTGCCTACAACGTCAAACTGGTGATGGCTGGGGAAGTCTTTAGTGAAGAGTGGCGATCGCTGGTGAGTCAACGGTTAGGAGCCTCAGAGGTGTGTTATTCCTCCGCATCTCTCTATGGCACTGCCGATGCCGGAGTGTTAGGGAATGAAACGCCCTTGAGTATTGTGATTCGCCGTTGGTTAGCCGATCATCCAGATGCGGCGCGATCGCTGTTTGGGGAATCGCGTCTGCCAACCTTAGTGCAGTACGATCCCTTGAACCGCTACTTTGAAGTCCAGGATGGCACGCTGCTGTTCTCCGGAGACAATGGCATTCCCCTAATCCGCTACCACATTTCCGATCAGGGCGGTTTGATCGCTTACGACGACATGCTGAAATTCCTGGCTGAGTGGGGCTTTGATCCCATTAGCTCTCTCACCAGCGAACGAGGCAATCACGCCTTGCCCTTTGTCTATGTCTTTGGGCGATCGCACTTCACGGTGTCCTACTTTGGAGCCAATATCTACCCTGAAAATGTCACCGTTGGGTTGGAGCAATCTCCCATTTGTGACTGGGTAACGGGCAAGTTTGTCTTGCAAGTGCAGCAGGACGAGGATTTGAACGAGTTTTTGGCGATCGCCGTAGAACTTGCCCCCGGAGTCGAACCCGACGACACGAAACAGCAACAGATTGCCACGTCAATTCATTCCCAACTTCAGCGATTGAATAGCGAATTTGCCAACTATGTTCCGACTGCCTACCAGATGCCCGTTGTGACACTACACAACACGGGTGATCCAGACTATTTCCCGATCGGGATTAAGCACCGCTATACCCGCCCAAATCGGTGA